A single region of the Polyodon spathula isolate WHYD16114869_AA chromosome 5, ASM1765450v1, whole genome shotgun sequence genome encodes:
- the LOC121315321 gene encoding pulmonary surfactant-associated protein D-like has translation MIMTQILPIVVALLILQMHLGLTEDQDQINHCLRGRDGRDGRDGKEGAIGPKGEKGDRGEKVQGPPGKAGPYVKGEKGEPGSPGTPMYEKRITELETELKKLKDTYSAHEKRFIFTVWSTSGSIVFGSRKDSATFEEGLKICSEAGGQIATPKSQSENDAIVEIVKATNVAYLGVNDRETEGKFVDLNNQPLKFTKWKTGEPNNSANSEDCTILLPDGVWNDVPCQRKYIIICQF, from the exons atgATCATGACTCAAATACTACCAATTGTAGTGGCCCTGCTTATACTACAGATGCATCTTGGTTTGACTGAAGATCAAGACCAGATAAACCATTGTTTACGAGGAAGAGATGGGAGAGATGGGAGGGATGGAAAAGAAGGAGCAATTGGTCCGAAAGGTGAAAAGGGGGATAGAG GAGAAAAAGTCCAGGGTCCTCCAGGGAAAGCTGGTCCATATGTAAAGGGTGAAAAGGGGGAACCAGGATCACCAG GTACACCTATGTATGAAAAACGCATCACTGAATTAGAGACAGAGCTCAAGAAACTGAAGGACACTTACTCTGCCCATGAAAAAC gCTTCATCTTTACAGTTTGGAGCACAAGTGGTAGCATAGTCTTTGGATCCAGGAAAGACTCAGCCACTTTTGAAGAGGGCTTGAAAATCTGTAGTGAAGCCGGTGGACAAATTGCCACTCCTAAGAGCCAATCTGAAAATGATGCCATCGTTGAGATCGTCAAAGCAACTAATGTTGCATACCTTGGCGTGAATGACAGAGAAACAGAAGGGAAATTTGTAGACTTAAATAATCAACCATTAAAGTTTACAAAATGGAAAACTGGTGAACCTAATAACAGTGCAAATTCTGAAGATTGCACAATTTTGCTTCCTGATGGCGTGTGGAATGATGTACCGTgtcaaagaaaatacataataatatgtCAATTTTAA